The segment CACTTAACGGGTCTAGGCATACAAGATCCCAAACAGATTGAGCGCTATTCTTTGCGTCAAGAAGCCCACAAAGACGTACTCAAAATCTATTTCCGCAAACAAAAAGGCGAGCTCTTCGCCAAAAGCGTTAAATACAAATATCCACGCCAAATTAAAAACGTACTGGTTGACAGTGGCAGTCACAAGTATAAAGAAGTCACCGAAATCAACCGCAATCTCACCCTAGTGATTGATGAACTCAATAAACTCACGAAACCAGAAAAAAGCGCCGAAGTGGACGTAAAACAGAAAATCCTGTCTGACTTACGTCATTTAGAAAAGGTGGTGTCGAGCAAAATTGCCGAGATAGAGGCAGATTTGGAGAAGCTGAAGTAAGGCTGGGAACACAAAGCGATGACATCGCTTTGTTACGGATGAGGGAACGCTGCGCTACGGAGTTTGCTCCATTCCATAAGCGTTAGCGTTCCGTAAGCGAAGCGCATTATGCTGAGCGCTCCCGAAGCATGGCAATGCCATGCGTTCCAAAATCCATGAGATTACATCCAACCCGCGTATTTGCCGACTAGGTAAAGTGCGACACCCGCCATCACACCGGCGACGATGTCATCAAT is part of the Vibrio ponticus genome and harbors:
- a CDS encoding DUF3461 family protein, yielding MFPHLTGLGIQDPKQIERYSLRQEAHKDVLKIYFRKQKGELFAKSVKYKYPRQIKNVLVDSGSHKYKEVTEINRNLTLVIDELNKLTKPEKSAEVDVKQKILSDLRHLEKVVSSKIAEIEADLEKLK